One stretch of Nicotiana tabacum cultivar K326 chromosome 18, ASM71507v2, whole genome shotgun sequence DNA includes these proteins:
- the LOC107783628 gene encoding uncharacterized protein LOC107783628 yields the protein MTSNIAESINAALVSARELPIYDFLEEVRKMFGRWNCSNRKEASQTYTTLGKKYQDMLTLNEAISTHMTVVPSTEYLHTMNDEGRHYTVCLLERKCSCRRFQVDELPCQHAWAVLKRKFLMPEDYCSDYYKPKSIVMTYEVPVYPLPDRNVWNIPAHISEEVILPPDVWL from the exons ATGACGTCAAATATTGCTGAGTCAATCAATGCCGCACTTGTGTCAGCAAGGGAATTGCCAATATACGACTTCCTCGAAGAAGTTAGGAAGATGTTTGGACGTTGGAATTGCAGCAATCGGAAAGAAGCTTCACAGACATACACAACGCTAGGAAAAAAATATCAGGATATGCTTACCTTAAATGAGGCAATATCTACACACATGACT GTGGTACCATCGACTGAATACTTGCATACGATGAACGATGAAGGAAGGCATTACACCGTGTGCCTCTTAGAGAGAAAATGTAGTTGTAGGCGGTTCCAAGTTGATGAATTACCATGCCAACACGCTTGGGCTGTCTTGAAGAGAAAGTTTCTAATGCCAGAAGATTATTGCTCTGACTATTACAAACCAAAGTCTATTGTAATGACATATGAGGTGCCCGTGTATCCACTGCCAGACCGAAATGTATGGAATATACCAGCACATATATCAGAGGAAGTTATCTTACCAcctgatgtgtggctataa